In the genome of Streptomyces sp. SLBN-118, the window GTCGGCGATCAGACCCAGGACCTCCCGCTCGCGTTCGGTGAGCGTGCTGCCGCGGCCGGTCCCACTGCCCGGGTCGTCCTCGGAGAGAAGGGCGCCCGCGACCTCCGGCTGGAGCAGCACATGGCCCGCGTGGACGGAGCGGATGGCACCGGCCAGCGCTTCGGGGTCGATGTCCTTGTACACGTAACCCGAAGCGCCCGCGCGCAACGCGGGGACGACCGTGCGCTGCTCGGTGAAGCTGGTGACGATCAGCACCTTGGCAGGATTGGCCAGTTCACGCATTTTGCGGAGCGCGTCGATGCCGTCCGTGCCGGGCATTTTGACGTCCATCAGGACGACGTCCGGTTTCAACTCCTCGGCGCGGGCGACGCCTTCGGCCCCGTCCGCCGCTTCGCCGACGACCTCGATGTCTTCCTGGACCTCGAGGAAGGTACGCAGGCCGCGGCGGACCACCTGGTGGTCGTCGACCAGGAGGACATGAATCGTCTTGTCAGCCACCTGGGACCTCCATCTCGATCGTCGTGCCCTTTCCGGGCTCTGATTGAACGGTGAGCCGGCCG includes:
- a CDS encoding response regulator transcription factor, whose product is MADKTIHVLLVDDHQVVRRGLRTFLEVQEDIEVVGEAADGAEGVARAEELKPDVVLMDVKMPGTDGIDALRKMRELANPAKVLIVTSFTEQRTVVPALRAGASGYVYKDIDPEALAGAIRSVHAGHVLLQPEVAGALLSEDDPGSGTGRGSTLTEREREVLGLIADGRSNREIARALVLSEKTVKTHVSNILMKLDLADRTQAALWAVRHGLTD